In the Coffea eugenioides isolate CCC68of unplaced genomic scaffold, Ceug_1.0 ScVebR1_23;HRSCAF=104, whole genome shotgun sequence genome, TCTCGGAATAGCTTTTCAGCCATGCCCATATTTAAATTCTTGCAGAATGCATTTATAACAATATTGTATGTTGCAGTTGTATGGGATATACTATATTGCTCTATCATTCTCCTGAACAGCTCATAGGCTCCATCCAAGTCCCCATCTTCACAGAATCCATTAAGTAATGTCCCAAAACTCACAACATCAGGACACACACCAGCGTTTTCCATTTCTTGAAGCATTTCCAAAGCTCCAGTGAGATTTCTAGACTTGCACAAGCTTTCAATAACAATGTTGAATGTGATAATGTTAGCAACACAACCCTTCTCCTTCATTGACTTGAATAATTCCATCACATTGTCGGGACTTGAAGTTTTACAGAGGCAATCCAACAGCGTGTTGTAAGTGATTACATCAGGAGTAACGCAATGCTCCCACATGGTATTTACAATCTCAAGTGCATCAGCCATCTTTAACTGTTTGCAGTAACCATCTATAATAGTGTTGAAGGTAAAAATGTCAGGAAGAAACCCTTTGGAGATTGCATCATTCATGATATTCATGGCGTCCGATACACATCCCATTTTGCACAACCCATTTATAATCAAATTATAAGTCCATATATCAGGCTTGCAGCCTTTCTCTGGCATTTCATTCATAAGATGCAATGCTTCCAGAATCATCCCCTGTTGAGACAACCCCTTGATTAATGTATTGTACAGAATTATACTGGGCTTTATAACTTTTCGCCTGGCTTCATCAAATACAGCAATGGCCCTGTCGGTGTCACCATCACCACATAGTCCATAAATGAGAGAGCAATAAGTAAACTCATCAGGCATGAATCCTCTATGAACTGCATCTTTGAGAATTTTGTCAGCTTTTGGTACCATGCCCATTTTGCAAAATCCATCAATGAGAGTATTGTAGGTGAAAATATCAGGCTCAAACCCAGTATTCACCATTTTATGCAAATAGGACTCAGCTTTTAAAACCTTTGAGTTCTTACACAAGCCAGAGATAAGGGTGTTGAATGTAACAACATCAGGAGCTAAACCTTCTCTTGTCACACTATCTAACTTTCTCTCAGCCTCATCAAGCAAGCCCCTTTTACAAAGGCCTTGAATAACAATATTAACCGTAAAAAGATTGGGGGATACACCCCTCTTGAGCACCTTATTGAGAAGCCTTTCACTATGTCGAATATCCCCCTTCTTACAAAGTATGTGCATGAgcttattaaatgtttcaaCATTGGGAATAATTCCAAGCTGAAGCATCTCATCAAACAATTCATACGCCTCAAACTGATAACTTGATTCGTAAAATCCACCAATTACAGTACAGTAAGAAACAGCATTAACATAACAACCTTGTCCAGGCATATTTCTTAGAAGCCTTAAAGCCACTTCAGGCCTATTTGTCCTACAAAACGACTTCATCCTAATCGTAAACGTATAAACATCAGGTTCAACCCCTGTATCTCTCATTCGCATATACACTTTATGGGCCTGATTAAAATACCCATACTCAACCAAGATATTCATAATGGCATTATACGACAGAACCGAGGGCTCACAGTTGTAAAAATCCATCCTCTCAAACACATTAACAGCCTCTTGGATCAACCCCTTTTTACCATAATTTCTAATGGCACTAACATAAGCCCCTTCCATTAGATGGTTATCGACATTCGCTCTCATATCTGCCATCACACCTTCCATGGCCTCAAATTTTCCATGATTACCAAGCTTTTCAATGATGCATTTATAAGTTACCAAATTATGCTTAAAACCATCTTCTTTTCTCACAGAATTGAACATCTCCAGTGCCCTCAAGGGGTCTTTTTGATGCCTTACAACAGCCACTACATGTTTAGGAAGTATAGAAGAACTCATTAGTCTTCCCAAACTAAACTAACACTAATCAACCTTTCCATGAAAACCCATCTCAAATTTGATCTTTTTAATCTTGTTTTGTACTTCTTGATAACCCTCATGTCATAAAGTTTGCAACTTTAGCATATTGCAACCTTGgataaaacaacaaaagaacaatttttgaatttataaTGCACCACATATCAAGACTGATATGAAATTACCTGAGACTTGAGAGAAAGTAACATTACTCGAATAGCTCGATTATGCTGGAGGAAGGAGGAACCAGAACTAATTGAAGAAACAAAGGGGAAGAACTAGGGCTTTGAATTAGGGGGTTGTACAGATGAGGATTTTGTACCGTGCATAGAGGTCTATTGGTTTAAACTACAAACGGCAGGCCAGTGGCAAGTCAGCAGTCAACACCTgtctcccttttttttatttttttccccccaCTACATATTCTTACTCATTTGTTGGATTTACAATATTATAGAgtagaaaatttttaattaaaatgTAATACGAAAATTGTACAAAATGAATTGATAGGTAACCAAAACAGCTTAGTATGACTTTGAAAGATAAACTCAATTTACCAATTTACCTCATGTCAATTACCTCTTAATATATTTGAAACTAAAGCGATTTCTATTAAATTTTGGCTTTTGAGTGCTAAATTTTATCAGTATACAAAATTTAGTGAAGAATTTATCTCTGATACTAAGCTCATTTTCCTTATTATGATTTTAACATACGATAATTGATTTATTGTTATgggagactttttttttttcaaaaataacagTAAGAATTTATTAGTGCAGACATAATAGCTATAGAATAATAGCTATTTTATAGcaaatatttaatttacttagacatgaaaatgaaaaaaaaattattcaaaaaccAGAATGATTCCTAAAGTAAAGTAAGGAGCTCAAATAGCctcaaaaaaatacaaaaatatttaataattatATTGACAAACTTATTCTCTTTCCTTTCCAATTATTCTCAACATAACACACACAAAAATTGTGGAAAagcattttccttttttttttcttttgtagcaTTATTACACCTTCATGTAATCATGTTCcactcctttctttttttttttaacacacgAATTGTTGGCTAATCCGAAATCCTTCTTGCGTGCGGATTACCGGATTACGACCTTCCTTTTtcctgtttcttttcttttcttttttcccttttaatttGTGAAGGGGTCAATTTCAATTACTGCTACCCTTCCACTGCAGGTTTAAAAGGAAGGAAGACTGAAAGAGGCAGAGTATTGAACAAAGCAAGCATACGCCGTTAGCATCAGAATGGAAACGGCAGGGCAGTGGCTAGAGAAGGCATTGCTGGAGCTATGCAAGAAGATTGAAACGGGTCTTGATTTGGATGCTGAAATCATATCTGGGCTTGTTTCCTATTGTGAGATGGCCCCCCCTCTTGATGCTAAAGAGTATCTTGATGTATGTACTTTgcttcttttcttctcctctctaCGAATTCTACGAATTTAGTTTCATATGCGAATTTTATCATCTGggatttctttcttctttgcaaaTTAGTTGGTTATATATGCAAAAAGGTCACATCTTTGGAGGAGGGAGGGGGGAGGTCTTCTTGCTTTTGTGTTTTTGGTTTAGATTTTTGAAGTTGGcttcatattttttttggggtgttgTTTTCCTGGAGATTTTATATGGAATTATACGTTATTGGTGGTGCTTCAAAGCTTTAATCTTTTGTTGTTAGATATTGGCAGTTTGGGAGTTTGGTATAGGACCACAATTTTGGCTATTAGGGTGAAAACTTCTCTTCGCTAACTACATAGGATGTTCTTTGTGCTACTGAGTTAGCATGGTTAAAAGAGTTAGGTTGTTCAATCATGCCATGCATTCTGATTCCGTTTTATGATAACATGTTTATGCTAATCTTGAATTCAGTAGCACACATtgggaaaagaaaagcaaaacacCAGTTTTTGATGTTACTGATTAGTCTTTCAGGCCTTAACCCCAATACGGGTGCATTTTATGATCTGACTTTTGGATAATTTTATTCTCTGGGGTCAAGTTATGCTATGGTAAACTAGGATATAGTTTCACTGTATGAAACTTGGACTTTGAATAAAAGCCTTCTGGATGCAACTTAAAGACTTTAGAAATTTGCACCCACAGCTTGCTGAAGCATGATATTTTATTACGCCTTTTTGAAGTAGTGATCACACAGATACTGTACCTATTAAGAAATAGATGTGCGATTAACTGTTTAATTCAATTAAGCCTCCACTACTGGCCATTCTAGGTTAGTGTTTCTTGGATTTCTTTCAGGTTCGTTGTTGGTCCTAATTAGCTTCCCACTTAAGTTGTCAATGTGCCAATCTACCCTGAGAGAATTTGTGCACGTGTAAATTGTCTGAGATGTTCGTGCTTGCAAATCCAAAATCAAGTGTGCCACTGCTGTTGTCACTGCTGACTGTTTGTTATTCTTCTCTTGTGCAGAATATCATAGGCCAGGAAGCTGGCAAAAATGTGATTGCAGAGTATTTACAGCGGAGAGGTTATTCTGAGCCACAGAATGTGAATAAGCCTACTCAAAATACTTCAACTTCCAACTTACAAGCATATGTCAAACCACGTACTAATGATGGCTTGGTCATTGGAGCTAAAAAACCACAGAAAGCATCGAAAGATGTTGCAGCCTCATCTAATCGGAAAAATCGAACCTCAACTGGGACATCAGAGTCACAGAATGTGAATAAAGGAACCACAGGCAATTCTAAGAAGAAAAAGTCTGGAAAGGTTGTATCCCTGGCTGAGGCTTCAAAAGGATCAATTGTGTATCAGAAAGGGAAGCCATGTTCTTGCCAAGCTCGTCAGCACAGGCTCATCAGCAATTGTTTATCTTGTGGGAAAATAGTTTGTGAACAAGAAGGTGAGGGACCATGCAACTTTTGTGGTGCCCTTGTGCTGAGGGAAGGAAGCTCCTATGCTGGTCTGCATGAAGGTGTAGTTCCCCTCTCAGAGGCTGAGGCAGCTGCTGAAGCTTATGCAAAGAGGCTTGTTGAGTATGACCGAAACGCTGCTGCACGTACAACAGTTATAGATGACCAAAGTGACTATTATGAGATTGAGGGGAATAGCTGGCTGTCACAGGAGGTAAGTATAGTTTAGCTTGTATCTGTATATTTGTTGCTGAGCTTTctctaattttttcttttattccaTACAGGAGAAAGAACTgttaaggaagaaaagagaagagatAGAGGAGGCTGAACGTGCCCAGCGTAATAAAGTCATTATGACGTTTGATCTGGTTGGTCGGAAGGTTAGTACTGTCAACTTTTACATCTTCTTTCAGTTCTACAGTTCCTTCCAGCAAGGGAAATCATTGAAACATTATTGCACTTTAGATTATAATGTGACTTATTTCACAAGCATCATTGGATGCCATGAAAATATTCCCTTGATCCAACTTACAATGTGACAGTACCATCTTATGGGCATCTTCGTCGTGCTATTGTCAAATTACTTCTACTTACTTTCGGATCTCTATATAAGTTGCTGGTTTTGTTCGCTTTTTGGCTATGCTTTTTGTTCCTGCTATACTTTCTCCAGGTGCTGATGAACGAAGATGAAGCCTCTGAAGAGTTGCAAAACAGACTTCTTCTACGGCCATCAGAGGAGAGAGAATCGGCCCGCATCAAACCAAACCCTACTCTTAAAATTCAACCTGTTTTTGTGGATCCAGGGCCTAGGAAATCCGTTAAAGAGAATTTGAACAAATGCCTGAATAATGGTTTTTGCTTGGAGATAAGTGGGAGGGTACAACATGATAATAATGATAGCCTGGGGACTTTCTCAAATGGACAAGTACTTGCTTGAACCATGTATAAGTAGGTGTTTCTTACTGCATATAATGATCATGGCCTTCTGAATTTTATAGGAAATGATTCATGTTTCAGCTGAGTTCTTGTTGCGAAGGAGTCTCAATTTTGTGTAACGCATGATTCCATTTGATTCTTGGAATTGTGCGATCAGTTTCTGTGGCTCCTCTACATTGTAACTTCTAGAGAATCCAACAACCTGCGTTTCCTTTGAGTTGATCGCATGATACATATagtttttgaggaaaatttatGGCTGTAAATTGATCTGATCGGATTATTGTCATGTCATATTCTTTTCTCTCAACAGCATACAAATCAATGAACGTCAAAACTTCTCTTTTTCAGATATCGGTAGTGGGACGAGGAGtcaaagtcttttttttttttttctttttaaacatCAAAAGTGGAGTTTTTTTCTAAAATCGGGGTAGTAGGAGTCCAAGTCTTCTTTCTTTAAACATCAACAGTGAGATTCAAATGTATGTACGACAATATTCGTATTTCAAACACATGACAAATGTACATGTTTTTCAAATGTATGACAAATGTCCATATTAGAGGTGCAAACAAGTTGAATCAAGTCGAGATTTGACCTAATCAAGTCAAGTTTTAATCTAGATTTATGAAGTTCGAACtcaagtttaaaaaaattaaaaaataataaatattttttaaaaatataaataaaataataatttatgttaacaaataataaaatattagagatatatacatgtaattttattattaaaataaaaaaataatatgtgtatatatatataattgagttTGAACCgactcgcgagctaacgagttTAGTACTtttgatttggagttcgaaCTCGAATTTAATTTAGTCAGTTTAACTTCCACTCAAATTTGATGTTGATCAAATTCGAGTCGAACTCGAATCGAGAGTGGTTCCATTCGTTTGCAACTCTAATCCATATGACAAATGTACGTGCTTTGAACCAACGTGCGTAGCCAATACTAAATGCCTTTACTGATAACAATGTGGGAAacagaaagggaaaaaaggatAAAGAATTATATTTAGACcacccaaaaaggaaaaaattttgcaaaaaaaaatccataaagcAGGAAAAATTGAAATTGTACGTAGCTATATAAGGGGCCTCAAGCCGTCCTTTTTTTTCCAATGGAAGTACACTAGTTGTGCATTATTACCTCGAGCATCAAAAATTTTAGCTGGGCTTTTCTGCAATCTTAACTCAACAATAACataccaaaaataataataataaaagatgGCAATTTTCTTGGACCCATAAGTATATAAACTCGATTGCTTGGGCGGCAATTTTCTTCTCTCAAGTCTCCGTCACCTCCCCAGTCACCGTCTTTCTTTTCTTCGTTTATTCAGCACCGTTTTCACTTAAACTTCGCCGACAAATTTACATATGCCGGCGATTCTCAAGAATTTGAATGGtaattctcttcttcttttgcgGTTTTtctattctttccttttttttttggtagtagGAGTAATATGTAAAATTTTTGGTGGTGGTCAGGGCGCGTGGCTCTGCCTATACTGGCCCTGGCAGGGTGTGGAGTTGCCATAGGAGTGGCAATCAAGTCTTCTCCAGATCTACGGGGAAAAACAATTGCTTTTTTGGACAAGCatagaaaatattttcttctCAAGGTATTTTAGATACTCtggaaatatatatattttttatatataattggAATTAGCAGTGGCGGAACTAGCACCTTAGAGTTAGAAGGTTACTTATCGATATCACGAAGTCTAtgttaaacatttttttttctctgcaTTAAATGTTGATTATACTTTGGAGTCTAAATTGTGATACAAGTATAATGTCACTATGAAGAGTTTAGAAACGTCAAAATAGAGTATATTCTTGGACAAATGTCAACATTTAACCTTAATTAGATTCAACACTTCTTCCAAGCGTAAGAATTCTGAAATTTTGATTGTTTTGGGAGGCAATGTAGGTAAGAAAgagaatttcaaaaattttacgAGGAACTGCCTTCAAATAGCTTTTGAAGTTTCTAAATTGAAGAAAGCATATTTTTCTCAAAGTTGGGGGAGCAATTGCCCACCCGCAAAGCAACTACATATGGCTCTACCTTTGTGGGTGAGAGAGATCTAACTAGAAAGTAGGGTTGTACCCCTTTTATCAGAGGTTGATTGTAGAATGATTCCATGACAGAATGTCCATAACCAACATT is a window encoding:
- the LOC113756531 gene encoding putative pentatricopeptide repeat-containing protein At1g74580 — encoded protein: MSSSILPKHVVAVVRHQKDPLRALEMFNSVRKEDGFKHNLVTYKCIIEKLGNHGKFEAMEGVMADMRANVDNHLMEGAYVSAIRNYGKKGLIQEAVNVFERMDFYNCEPSVLSYNAIMNILVEYGYFNQAHKVYMRMRDTGVEPDVYTFTIRMKSFCRTNRPEVALRLLRNMPGQGCYVNAVSYCTVIGGFYESSYQFEAYELFDEMLQLGIIPNVETFNKLMHILCKKGDIRHSERLLNKVLKRGVSPNLFTVNIVIQGLCKRGLLDEAERKLDSVTREGLAPDVVTFNTLISGLCKNSKVLKAESYLHKMVNTGFEPDIFTYNTLIDGFCKMGMVPKADKILKDAVHRGFMPDEFTYCSLIYGLCGDGDTDRAIAVFDEARRKVIKPSIILYNTLIKGLSQQGMILEALHLMNEMPEKGCKPDIWTYNLIINGLCKMGCVSDAMNIMNDAISKGFLPDIFTFNTIIDGYCKQLKMADALEIVNTMWEHCVTPDVITYNTLLDCLCKTSSPDNVMELFKSMKEKGCVANIITFNIVIESLCKSRNLTGALEMLQEMENAGVCPDVVSFGTLLNGFCEDGDLDGAYELFRRMIEQYSISHTTATYNIVINAFCKNLNMGMAEKLFREMSDRDCHPDNFTYQCMIDGFCKIDDTDSGFSLLHEEVKSGFIPAVKTFGRVLNCLCLKHRLREAVDVIFLMVQKGVVPDIVNTIFEADKKFVAAPKIVVEDLLKKGHITYYAYELLYDAIRDKKLLKRKLPSKSSHGSRDNFSKSFDGLFDQKEAVQI
- the LOC113756581 gene encoding activating signal cointegrator 1-like → METAGQWLEKALLELCKKIETGLDLDAEIISGLVSYCEMAPPLDAKEYLDNIIGQEAGKNVIAEYLQRRGYSEPQNVNKPTQNTSTSNLQAYVKPRTNDGLVIGAKKPQKASKDVAASSNRKNRTSTGTSESQNVNKGTTGNSKKKKSGKVVSLAEASKGSIVYQKGKPCSCQARQHRLISNCLSCGKIVCEQEGEGPCNFCGALVLREGSSYAGLHEGVVPLSEAEAAAEAYAKRLVEYDRNAAARTTVIDDQSDYYEIEGNSWLSQEEKELLRKKREEIEEAERAQRNKVIMTFDLVGRKVLMNEDEASEELQNRLLLRPSEERESARIKPNPTLKIQPVFVDPGPRKSVKENLNKCLNNGFCLEISGRVQHDNNDSLGTFSNGQVLA